From the Clostridium sp. Marseille-P299 genome, one window contains:
- a CDS encoding MerR family transcriptional regulator has translation MTIAEVSKKYGLTADTLRYYERIGLIPPVPRNSSGNRDYDEDSCRWIELMKCMRKAGVQIEALIEYVSLFQQGDATANARKELLIEQRNHLIDRINDMQESLELLNDKINRYEQVLMVAEQKLIKSFEETSKKSRK, from the coding sequence ATGACAATAGCAGAAGTAAGTAAAAAGTATGGACTCACAGCAGATACACTCCGTTATTACGAGAGAATTGGGCTCATTCCGCCAGTGCCTCGTAACAGTAGTGGTAATCGTGATTATGATGAGGATTCGTGCCGATGGATTGAACTCATGAAGTGCATGAGAAAAGCAGGAGTTCAGATAGAAGCTTTGATTGAGTACGTTTCATTATTTCAGCAGGGAGATGCAACTGCGAATGCAAGAAAAGAGCTTCTAATTGAGCAAAGAAACCATTTAATTGATCGTATCAATGACATGCAGGAATCATTAGAGCTTTTGAATGATAAAATAAATCGATACGAGCAAGTACTTATGGTTGCTGAACAGAAATTGATTAAAAGTTTCGAAGAAACATCTAAGAAAAGTCGAAAATAA
- a CDS encoding CPC_1213 family protein encodes MAGNKMKSTKNGKKSDGKFHSKHIKHDPQAESARAVFGLRDDNNPTQIRSDHITSKISDEDR; translated from the coding sequence ATGGCAGGAAATAAAATGAAAAGTACAAAAAATGGTAAGAAATCAGATGGAAAGTTCCACTCAAAGCATATAAAACACGATCCTCAGGCTGAAAGTGCTAGAGCTGTATTTGGACTTAGAGATGACAATAACCCTACACAAATTAGAAGTGATCATATAACATCTAAAATATCGGATGAAGATAGATAA
- a CDS encoding DegV family protein has product MQYQIISDSSCDLDKLYAKENNLEIVPFYVSFDSVNYKKEGIEVDHEEFYRRMIEEHIYPKTSLPSIEDYLNVFKKYSEADIPVICICISSKLSGSYQSAINAKNIIEESNPKAKITVIDSKLATVLQGIYVKEALRMQKDGKSYNECIENLERIRPSGRILFTIEDMDYLKKGGRIGKLLTFASDALKIRPLILFQEGEIFPAGICRSRKKAKLKLLDLAKDHFAKSGENINDYEIVVGTGVDYEEAEEFKKELELALNKDITLPVGHIGVTIGTHTGPHPFGLGLIKKYDA; this is encoded by the coding sequence ATGCAATATCAAATAATAAGTGACAGTTCTTGTGATTTAGACAAGTTATATGCAAAAGAAAACAATTTAGAAATCGTTCCTTTTTATGTTTCATTTGACAGTGTGAATTATAAGAAAGAAGGAATTGAAGTAGATCATGAAGAGTTTTATAGAAGAATGATTGAGGAACATATCTATCCTAAAACTTCGCTCCCATCCATTGAAGACTATCTCAATGTTTTTAAGAAATATAGCGAAGCAGATATTCCAGTTATCTGTATCTGCATCTCTTCAAAGTTAAGCGGATCTTATCAATCTGCAATAAACGCAAAGAATATTATAGAAGAATCCAATCCAAAGGCAAAAATAACCGTAATAGATTCTAAATTAGCCACAGTTCTTCAAGGTATTTATGTTAAGGAAGCTCTTCGCATGCAAAAAGATGGAAAATCCTATAATGAATGCATTGAAAATCTAGAACGCATTCGACCTTCTGGCAGAATTTTATTTACGATTGAAGATATGGATTATTTGAAAAAAGGCGGTAGAATTGGAAAATTACTTACATTTGCAAGTGATGCTTTAAAAATAAGACCGTTAATCCTATTCCAAGAGGGTGAGATTTTTCCTGCTGGTATCTGTCGTAGTAGAAAAAAAGCAAAATTGAAATTATTAGATTTAGCAAAAGATCATTTTGCTAAAAGTGGAGAAAATATAAATGACTATGAAATTGTAGTTGGAACTGGTGTTGACTATGAAGAGGCCGAAGAATTCAAGAAAGAACTTGAACTTGCGCTAAACAAAGACATTACACTCCCTGTTGGTCACATCGGAGTTACCATTGGTACTCACACTGGCCCACACCCATTTGGCCTTGGATTAATTAAAAAATATGATGCTTAA
- a CDS encoding ABC transporter substrate-binding protein codes for MGKKVLAVLLCALMVTSLLTGCKNSDSSKTTNENSNGVVELQWMFWDDLTATEDLISKGYAEVIERFNEQYKDKYHVTAITTNLEEYDTKLNALIAAKKCPDVFICNPGPNLTQYVEAGVAADLTDILNNKEKDWYGNFTEGIFERMTYDGKIYAVPTNFAASLVFYNTEMFQVAGVEVPTNFTEWIAVCQKLKDAGFTPISCSAGTAWCLSMIAGYLCDRAGGPDNLKGVNEGTLDWTSESFITAGNKLAELSKYFQETAAGDSNDQATAAFYNGEAAMLVQGSWAIGQINGSNPEFESKCGVFSFPAIEGGANPNRMIVKTDNLVMSSTTKNQEACIALMKFFTDETAQKYTAEVGGKIPVINVEYDENKAPAQLAYVMDILEKSTGTFGFYNESLASVEAGDVFDNAMVDLFLGSLTSEEAFAQVQEFYQNNVWKK; via the coding sequence ATGGGGAAAAAAGTTTTAGCAGTATTACTATGTGCACTTATGGTAACTAGTTTACTAACGGGTTGTAAAAACAGTGATTCATCTAAAACTACAAATGAGAACAGTAATGGGGTTGTAGAATTACAATGGATGTTTTGGGATGATTTAACGGCTACAGAAGATTTGATTTCCAAAGGATATGCTGAGGTAATTGAGCGATTTAATGAACAATATAAGGATAAATATCATGTCACAGCAATTACAACGAATCTTGAAGAGTATGATACAAAGTTAAATGCATTGATAGCAGCGAAAAAATGTCCAGATGTATTCATCTGTAATCCAGGACCTAATTTAACGCAATACGTGGAAGCTGGGGTAGCTGCAGATTTAACAGATATCCTAAATAATAAAGAAAAAGATTGGTATGGAAATTTTACCGAAGGTATTTTTGAACGTATGACTTATGATGGAAAAATATATGCAGTACCAACTAATTTTGCAGCGTCTCTTGTATTTTATAATACGGAAATGTTTCAAGTAGCAGGAGTGGAAGTACCAACGAATTTTACAGAATGGATTGCTGTTTGCCAGAAATTAAAAGATGCTGGTTTTACGCCAATTTCTTGCTCCGCTGGTACAGCATGGTGCTTGTCGATGATTGCTGGATATCTTTGTGATAGAGCTGGGGGACCTGATAACTTAAAAGGTGTAAATGAGGGAACGCTGGATTGGACGAGTGAATCATTTATTACTGCAGGTAATAAGTTAGCAGAATTATCGAAGTACTTTCAAGAAACAGCAGCAGGAGATTCAAACGATCAGGCAACCGCTGCATTTTACAATGGCGAGGCAGCTATGTTAGTTCAGGGTTCTTGGGCAATTGGGCAAATCAATGGTTCAAATCCTGAATTCGAATCAAAATGTGGTGTATTTAGCTTTCCTGCAATTGAGGGGGGAGCAAATCCAAATCGTATGATTGTAAAGACGGATAACTTAGTTATGAGTTCAACAACGAAAAACCAAGAGGCATGCATTGCTCTTATGAAATTCTTTACAGATGAAACTGCTCAAAAATACACAGCAGAAGTTGGCGGAAAGATTCCGGTAATTAATGTAGAGTATGATGAAAATAAGGCACCTGCACAGCTTGCTTATGTTATGGATATCTTAGAGAAATCAACGGGTACGTTCGGATTTTATAACGAATCTCTAGCATCGGTGGAAGCAGGAGACGTATTTGATAATGCAATGGTTGATCTATTTTTAGGTAGTTTAACATCAGAAGAAGCCTTTGCTCAGGTACAGGAATTCTATCAGAATAATGTCTGGAAGAAATAA
- a CDS encoding flavodoxin family protein has product MSKKVLILSGSPRKGGNSDTLCDQFMLGAKESGNQVEKIFLGDKKINYCTGCGTCSVHRKACPQKDDMAEILEKMVEADVIVMATPVYFYTMNAQMKTLIDRTCSRYTEIENKEFYFIATAADNTKDALERTIEGFRGFTDCLSGAKEKGIIYGLGVWKKGEINNNRALQQAYEMGKSI; this is encoded by the coding sequence ATGAGTAAAAAAGTATTAATATTATCTGGAAGTCCAAGAAAAGGAGGTAATTCCGATACCTTGTGTGATCAATTTATGTTAGGGGCCAAAGAATCCGGAAATCAAGTTGAAAAGATATTTTTAGGAGATAAAAAAATAAATTATTGCACAGGCTGTGGTACTTGTTCCGTACATAGAAAAGCCTGTCCACAAAAAGATGATATGGCTGAAATACTAGAAAAAATGGTAGAAGCAGATGTGATCGTCATGGCAACACCAGTTTATTTTTATACGATGAACGCTCAGATGAAAACTTTAATTGACCGTACTTGTTCACGTTATACAGAAATTGAGAACAAAGAATTTTATTTTATTGCTACAGCAGCGGATAATACAAAAGATGCCTTGGAACGAACGATAGAAGGTTTTCGAGGATTTACTGATTGTCTAAGTGGTGCAAAGGAAAAAGGAATTATCTATGGATTAGGTGTATGGAAAAAAGGAGAAATTAATAATAATAGAGCGTTACAACAAGCCTATGAAATGGGAAAAAGTATATAA
- a CDS encoding multicopper oxidase domain-containing protein, with protein MMESCENTIERIVREFDIEAIQLPIVYNKYGDHDPDGLMYVLKKDAQRIKERAIENFKQKIPQPYEEVQPLVLRANLGDEIRVHFRHSLNRNLSIHVQGLTYDVLTSDGAFVGMNPDSTTGGAEITYCWFADKEGVYLFSDLGDARSSEEGTNVHGLFGAIIIEAPESSWRNPETGEELESGLFADIYHPVNAAFREYAVFFHDELEMKNKDGKQPEDHLTGLPSATTGISYRAEPMRNRHPLTHDPGDSGEDISMSSWVYGDPAPPILKAYVGDPSKIRLIHGGVKETHVFHLHNHQWRLEGNNTNSTIIDSISISPQECYTLDILHGAGSLNGTIGDVIFHCHLYPHFHEGMWTLWRIHDRLEDGNGKLPDGTIIPKLQPLKDRTKPLPKDPDHPGYPNFINGTFGERPLQPPLGILNPDGTNKIDPTPLEESNFVENPARGALYAETCPCHTDGCKKEDVKLFEIALIQAKVTYNSYGWNDPQGRFFVLKEELERQGGLEAYIKKVENQEIIAEPLVIRANAGDCIEVRLTNLLPEFLEASPFQQFTLTDIAGYHIHLVKFDTIVSDGAANGWNNIAGARQYETLVERFFANTELRTVFFHDHLYANSHQQHGVFGALIVEEAGATFHDIRTGDKLKFGTKAVIRRKDGTSFREFALFVHDFALLFDGEGKALNPPEVPGSHNDPGVMGINYRSEPMRERLKLHEDPAHIFSSDVFGDPATPILETYPGDEMVIRLLDGAHEEQHAFNIAGMSWQKEIADINSPFAASQTLGISEAFNLRITKPYRAGDYLYYFGGIDDVWLGLWGIIRAYDTECDNLKPLCKAKAQLVPFPPACPGKDAIIRKYEIAAIQTDIKYNEHGDHDPDGLIFVPLEEMNSVLCGKSKPKPLILRANAGDWIEITLHNKFSPEKPIPYFDYPRVPLDFKHQPSNRVSLNPQFLQYDPIGDSGINVGRNNKEQTVGPGESIKYLWHADKEYGGCILQSFGDMRNHRYHGLFGVIIIEPPAAKWHGDFFNKGTYEEQVTITAPGVESFREFVVLIQNGIRLLDKEGKIIQTATGDDGEPVDAEDTGEKGYNYRSERFANRLKKDRCIHSVFSSRVHGDPATPIFKARPKERVIFRTVMPADKPRNVGFAIHGHMWKEQPKDPFSRVIPLQGAISIGNRFDMELENGASTPGDYLYRSGTLKWDVESGMWGIFRVMRQNFGWKCKNICDKFMDFFSDFKF; from the coding sequence ATGATGGAATCGTGTGAGAACACCATAGAAAGAATAGTCAGAGAGTTTGATATTGAGGCAATTCAACTACCGATCGTTTATAATAAATACGGTGATCATGATCCAGATGGACTGATGTATGTATTAAAAAAGGATGCGCAGAGGATAAAAGAACGAGCAATTGAGAATTTTAAACAGAAGATTCCGCAGCCTTATGAAGAGGTACAGCCCCTTGTATTACGCGCAAATCTAGGAGATGAAATACGAGTTCATTTCAGACATTCGTTAAACAGAAATCTGTCGATCCATGTACAAGGACTTACGTATGATGTTTTAACTTCGGATGGGGCGTTTGTAGGAATGAATCCAGACAGTACCACAGGAGGGGCAGAGATAACGTATTGCTGGTTTGCAGATAAGGAAGGAGTTTATTTATTCAGCGACTTGGGGGATGCAAGGAGTAGTGAGGAAGGTACTAACGTTCACGGATTATTTGGTGCAATAATTATTGAGGCACCAGAATCTTCATGGAGAAATCCAGAAACAGGAGAAGAACTAGAAAGCGGTTTATTCGCAGATATTTATCACCCTGTAAATGCAGCATTTCGTGAATATGCGGTATTTTTCCACGATGAATTAGAAATGAAGAATAAAGATGGAAAACAACCAGAGGATCATCTCACTGGCTTACCTTCTGCAACAACAGGTATTAGCTACCGGGCAGAGCCAATGAGAAATCGTCACCCTCTTACCCATGATCCTGGAGATTCAGGAGAAGACATCTCAATGAGTTCGTGGGTATATGGAGATCCTGCGCCACCTATTTTAAAAGCATATGTAGGAGACCCATCAAAAATTAGATTGATTCACGGTGGAGTAAAAGAGACACATGTATTTCATCTTCATAATCATCAATGGAGGTTAGAAGGTAATAATACGAATTCCACCATTATTGATTCTATTTCCATTAGTCCGCAGGAATGTTATACCCTTGATATTTTGCATGGTGCAGGAAGCTTGAATGGAACAATTGGAGATGTAATTTTCCATTGCCACCTTTACCCTCATTTTCATGAAGGAATGTGGACGTTATGGAGAATTCATGACCGATTAGAAGATGGAAATGGTAAATTACCAGATGGAACTATAATTCCAAAACTTCAGCCGCTTAAAGATAGAACGAAACCTTTACCAAAGGATCCAGATCATCCAGGATATCCAAATTTTATTAATGGAACGTTTGGAGAACGTCCACTTCAACCACCACTTGGAATTCTAAACCCTGATGGAACGAATAAGATAGACCCTACACCTTTGGAAGAAAGTAACTTTGTTGAAAATCCAGCAAGAGGAGCACTTTATGCAGAGACCTGTCCTTGCCATACCGATGGATGTAAAAAAGAAGATGTAAAGCTTTTTGAAATTGCACTAATACAGGCAAAGGTAACGTACAATAGTTACGGATGGAATGATCCACAGGGCAGATTTTTCGTACTAAAAGAAGAATTAGAACGGCAAGGTGGCTTGGAAGCCTATATTAAAAAGGTTGAAAATCAGGAAATTATAGCAGAACCTTTGGTAATTCGAGCAAACGCAGGAGACTGTATTGAAGTGAGGTTAACAAATCTTTTGCCAGAGTTTTTGGAAGCATCTCCGTTTCAGCAATTCACATTGACAGATATTGCAGGTTATCATATTCACCTTGTTAAATTTGATACGATTGTATCCGATGGTGCTGCAAATGGATGGAATAATATTGCTGGTGCAAGGCAATATGAAACTTTGGTAGAGAGATTTTTTGCAAATACCGAGCTACGCACCGTATTTTTCCATGATCATCTGTATGCAAATTCACATCAACAACATGGAGTGTTTGGAGCGTTAATCGTCGAGGAAGCGGGAGCAACTTTCCATGATATACGAACGGGAGATAAATTAAAGTTTGGTACAAAAGCAGTGATTCGAAGAAAAGATGGAACGTCTTTTAGAGAGTTTGCGTTATTTGTTCATGATTTTGCTCTTTTATTTGATGGAGAAGGGAAAGCCCTTAATCCACCTGAGGTACCTGGTTCCCATAATGATCCGGGGGTAATGGGCATAAATTATCGTTCAGAACCAATGAGAGAACGTTTGAAACTTCATGAAGATCCAGCGCATATTTTTAGTTCCGATGTTTTTGGAGATCCAGCAACGCCTATCCTTGAAACTTATCCAGGAGACGAAATGGTTATAAGACTTTTAGATGGCGCACATGAAGAACAGCATGCCTTTAATATAGCTGGTATGTCTTGGCAAAAGGAAATAGCAGATATTAATTCGCCGTTTGCAGCATCTCAAACACTTGGAATTTCGGAAGCATTTAATTTGCGGATAACGAAACCATATAGAGCTGGGGATTATCTTTATTATTTTGGTGGAATTGATGATGTATGGCTAGGTTTATGGGGAATTATTAGAGCATATGATACGGAATGTGATAACCTAAAACCTTTATGCAAGGCGAAAGCACAATTAGTTCCATTCCCACCAGCATGCCCGGGAAAAGATGCAATAATTCGTAAGTATGAAATTGCAGCAATCCAAACGGATATTAAATATAACGAACATGGGGATCATGATCCAGATGGTCTGATATTTGTACCATTAGAGGAGATGAATTCAGTTTTATGTGGTAAGAGTAAACCAAAACCATTAATATTACGTGCAAATGCTGGAGATTGGATAGAAATAACCCTTCATAATAAGTTCTCGCCAGAAAAACCAATACCGTATTTCGATTATCCAAGGGTTCCACTAGATTTTAAGCATCAACCATCCAATCGAGTTTCTCTCAATCCACAATTTTTACAGTACGATCCTATTGGTGATTCGGGTATTAATGTAGGACGTAACAACAAAGAACAGACAGTAGGACCTGGTGAGAGTATAAAATATCTATGGCATGCAGATAAAGAGTATGGAGGCTGTATATTGCAGTCCTTTGGTGATATGAGAAATCACAGATATCATGGATTATTTGGTGTCATCATCATTGAACCACCTGCAGCAAAATGGCATGGGGATTTCTTTAATAAAGGAACTTATGAAGAACAAGTGACCATTACTGCTCCAGGAGTAGAAAGTTTCAGAGAATTTGTAGTCTTAATTCAGAATGGTATCAGACTTTTGGATAAAGAAGGGAAAATCATACAAACAGCGACAGGAGATGATGGCGAACCTGTAGATGCAGAGGATACCGGTGAGAAAGGATATAATTATCGTTCAGAGCGATTTGCAAATCGCTTGAAAAAGGATAGATGTATTCACAGCGTATTTAGCAGTAGAGTTCATGGAGATCCAGCAACGCCTATTTTTAAAGCACGTCCGAAAGAACGTGTTATTTTTAGAACAGTTATGCCTGCTGATAAACCAAGAAATGTAGGATTTGCAATTCATGGACACATGTGGAAAGAACAACCAAAGGATCCGTTTTCTAGAGTAATTCCTCTTCAGGGAGCAATTAGCATAGGAAATCGGTTTGATATGGAACTTGAGAATGGGGCATCCACTCCTGGTGATTATCTATATCGTTCAGGAACTTTGAAATGGGATGTAGAGTCTGGAATGTGGGGTATTTTTAGAGTAATGAGACAGAATTTTGGATGGAAGTGTAAGAATATCTGCGATAAATTTATGGACTTTTTCTCTGATTTTAAATTCTAA
- a CDS encoding diguanylate cyclase domain-containing protein, whose translation MEKQNKLYLRILIGSQTIIFLFIILLLSPFFKDFSKHNKELIRKLVISDTKVDIKEIIDNTVLRIDLKRKSVSEQVSQLMDLSLDLFSEAKEEDVENLVSTYYDKYQSLQKGKIIQFILLNEVTGKVLFNSDESISSQSENIQKQQIDAQKSKNSLYKEKTNGNYQLVLYAKQNDMDQIVKDQVYIELHNTNNEGNRYVWVNEVLNYDGGDNYAVRIIHPNLTETEGDLLSTLTEDIEGNYPYLTELEGIKEKGEIFQTYYFKNKLDDKIEEKLSYSKLYEPFDWIISTGLPLGDMFSYTNVLRNYYSKAIGFTLVILVVFTLILFTFGTGIILKFQKSYKEHVDSYVRRETELDPLTGALNRKTADKSLKRHFELMQSNDNSTLLIMIDIDDFKRINDTYGHDIGDYVLQKVTQYITTCLRVGDMLYRWGGEEFLLILQGVKQDSQYYFANNIRNTVSDIVFDGNGEKFNVTLSMGGAYMEKDDIDYKQAVKRADNALYHAKNQGKNRYCSK comes from the coding sequence ATGGAAAAGCAAAATAAACTATACTTGAGGATTTTAATAGGCTCTCAAACCATAATTTTTCTATTTATTATTCTTTTATTATCGCCTTTTTTTAAAGATTTTTCGAAACATAATAAGGAGCTTATTCGTAAGTTGGTTATATCAGATACAAAAGTTGATATAAAGGAAATTATTGATAATACAGTTTTAAGAATTGATTTAAAAAGGAAAAGTGTTTCAGAGCAAGTAAGTCAATTAATGGATCTATCATTGGATCTATTTTCTGAAGCTAAAGAAGAAGACGTTGAGAATTTGGTTTCTACTTATTATGATAAATATCAATCTTTACAAAAGGGAAAAATAATTCAATTTATATTGCTAAATGAAGTCACAGGTAAGGTGTTATTTAATTCAGACGAAAGCATTTCTTCACAATCAGAAAATATTCAAAAGCAGCAAATCGATGCACAAAAATCCAAAAATTCACTTTATAAAGAAAAAACAAATGGTAATTATCAATTGGTTCTTTATGCAAAGCAAAATGATATGGATCAGATTGTTAAAGACCAGGTTTACATAGAACTACATAATACCAATAACGAGGGTAACCGTTATGTATGGGTAAATGAAGTATTAAATTACGATGGTGGTGATAATTACGCAGTCCGTATTATACATCCTAACCTTACTGAAACAGAAGGAGATTTATTATCAACATTAACAGAAGATATTGAGGGGAATTATCCATATCTTACAGAACTTGAAGGAATAAAAGAAAAAGGTGAAATATTTCAAACTTACTATTTTAAGAATAAATTAGATGATAAGATAGAAGAAAAGTTGTCATATTCAAAACTATATGAACCATTTGATTGGATTATTTCAACAGGATTACCATTGGGTGACATGTTTTCTTATACCAATGTACTTAGAAACTACTATAGTAAAGCCATTGGTTTTACTTTGGTAATACTTGTGGTTTTTACTCTGATCCTCTTTACCTTTGGTACAGGCATTATTTTAAAATTTCAGAAATCATATAAAGAGCATGTTGATAGTTATGTTAGAAGAGAAACGGAATTGGATCCACTAACAGGAGCATTAAATCGTAAAACAGCGGATAAATCTTTAAAAAGGCATTTCGAACTTATGCAAAGTAATGATAATTCTACATTGCTTATTATGATAGATATAGATGATTTTAAGAGAATAAACGATACCTATGGTCATGATATTGGTGATTATGTATTACAAAAGGTAACACAATATATAACAACATGTCTTCGCGTAGGAGATATGCTTTATCGCTGGGGTGGAGAAGAATTCTTATTAATTCTACAAGGAGTTAAACAAGATTCACAATATTATTTTGCAAATAATATTCGTAATACGGTTTCGGATATTGTGTTTGATGGGAATGGAGAAAAATTTAATGTTACACTTTCTATGGGTGGTGCTTACATGGAAAAAGATGATATTGATTATAAACAAGCAGTCAAACGTGCGGATAACGCTTTATATCATGCCAAAAATCAAGGAAAAAATAGATATTGTTCGAAATAA
- a CDS encoding sensor histidine kinase: MEWYQQAVKQADIHWKSLERLDNWKHTTQELCLIRRIPVIATNEYAVLVIRISDNYLKNRIQNNLLINIVTVNQDPIFYSTERNTTGTNLTIPIDYSKSQYVYSGKLRFRNKDSIAYISTLLSYTSKDKIYISTIDLHAYDDARGIILICSAIILIASFLPFIMIVIFTNQFSSRIVTLRGEMRKASEGDYHIIDTFKGEDELSEAFSDLKVMIQSIITMNAKMYESEIKEQLLRNQQQKMEFKMLASQINPHFLYNTLETIRMKAFKEGNKDVANAIMLLGRSMHYVLENTGSTSTTLDKELEYISTYLAIQKLRFNDRVNYTLTIPDDMNLKEYQILPLLLQPIVENAIIHGLEGIEENGQISIDVKTSYDEFLLIDIYDNGLGMTEDALSSLMNNIKVKDETKTSSIGIYNINQRIKLFYGEAYGIQIKSCPNEGTLVSLTLPLHNMMEG; encoded by the coding sequence ATGGAATGGTATCAACAAGCAGTGAAACAAGCAGATATTCATTGGAAAAGTCTTGAACGTTTGGATAACTGGAAACATACCACTCAAGAGCTTTGTTTAATCAGGAGAATTCCTGTAATTGCAACCAATGAATATGCAGTCTTAGTAATACGTATTAGTGACAACTATCTAAAAAACAGAATTCAAAATAATCTACTGATTAATATCGTTACTGTAAATCAAGATCCAATCTTTTATAGTACGGAACGTAATACGACTGGAACAAACTTAACAATACCAATTGATTACAGTAAATCCCAATATGTCTATTCCGGAAAGCTACGCTTTCGCAATAAGGATAGCATTGCTTACATTTCTACTTTACTCTCTTATACTTCCAAAGATAAAATATATATTTCAACAATAGATTTACATGCCTATGATGATGCAAGAGGCATCATTCTTATATGTAGTGCTATTATTTTAATTGCATCCTTCTTACCCTTTATTATGATCGTGATATTTACCAATCAGTTCAGCTCTAGGATTGTAACACTTCGTGGCGAAATGCGCAAAGCAAGTGAAGGTGATTATCATATTATCGATACTTTTAAAGGAGAAGATGAATTATCTGAAGCTTTTTCTGATTTAAAAGTAATGATACAAAGCATCATCACTATGAACGCAAAGATGTATGAATCAGAGATAAAAGAACAACTTTTAAGAAATCAACAACAAAAGATGGAATTTAAAATGCTTGCAAGCCAGATTAATCCTCATTTTTTGTATAACACACTAGAGACTATACGTATGAAAGCTTTTAAAGAAGGAAATAAAGATGTTGCTAATGCTATTATGTTATTAGGAAGGTCTATGCACTATGTATTGGAGAATACCGGAAGCACCTCAACTACGTTAGATAAAGAATTAGAATACATATCTACATACCTAGCAATTCAAAAATTACGTTTTAATGACAGGGTAAATTATACTTTAACCATCCCAGATGATATGAATTTAAAAGAATATCAAATTCTTCCTCTATTATTACAACCAATTGTAGAAAATGCTATTATTCACGGTTTAGAGGGTATAGAAGAAAATGGGCAAATTTCCATTGATGTTAAAACTAGCTATGATGAATTTTTATTAATTGATATTTATGATAATGGTTTGGGCATGACTGAAGATGCATTGTCTTCTCTTATGAATAATATTAAAGTAAAAGATGAAACCAAAACTTCTAGTATTGGCATCTATAATATTAATCAGCGGATTAAATTATTTTATGGTGAAGCCTATGGAATTCAAATAAAAAGTTGTCCAAATGAAGGAACACTTGTATCTCTAACACTTCCTTTACATAATATGATGGAGGGATAA
- a CDS encoding carbohydrate ABC transporter permease, whose translation MDKLFRNKVAIVLFMAPGIILFTAVLLIPICQALYYSLCDWNALTESKFVGLDNFKQLLSSDKTMKIALKNSLFFMIFSSVTQQVMGLILAVLLTNIKKGRNIFKNIYYLPAVLSSAALGLLWSFLFNPKMGINQILAIFGIKGPLWLMETKGFIVLPMWVIAFVALWQYVGTTMMLYMAQITGISKSLYEASYIDGASKSKSFFYITLPLIKPMIATSLSLNCIGSLKFFDLVYNMTQGGPNHRTEVLATHLYYNGFQYFKYGYASAIGVVLLIMCLIVTFIINRCFKAQNYEI comes from the coding sequence ATGGATAAGTTATTTCGTAATAAAGTGGCTATCGTGCTGTTTATGGCACCGGGAATTATATTGTTTACAGCGGTATTGCTGATTCCTATTTGCCAGGCTTTATATTATTCTCTATGCGACTGGAATGCATTGACGGAATCGAAATTTGTAGGACTTGATAATTTTAAACAACTATTAAGCTCTGATAAAACAATGAAAATTGCTTTAAAAAATTCATTATTTTTTATGATTTTTTCTTCGGTTACTCAGCAGGTAATGGGGTTAATTCTAGCAGTATTACTTACGAATATTAAAAAAGGTAGAAATATATTTAAGAATATCTATTATTTACCGGCAGTATTATCTTCGGCTGCATTAGGTCTATTATGGTCATTTTTATTTAATCCTAAGATGGGAATTAATCAGATTCTTGCAATCTTTGGCATAAAAGGTCCTTTATGGTTAATGGAAACAAAGGGATTTATTGTCCTTCCAATGTGGGTTATAGCCTTTGTTGCATTATGGCAGTATGTAGGTACCACGATGATGCTTTATATGGCCCAGATTACAGGAATTTCAAAGTCACTATATGAAGCCTCTTATATTGATGGTGCTAGTAAAAGTAAGAGCTTTTTTTATATAACTTTGCCCCTTATTAAACCAATGATTGCAACATCCTTATCTTTAAATTGCATAGGATCCCTTAAGTTTTTTGACTTAGTTTACAATATGACCCAAGGGGGACCAAATCATAGAACAGAAGTATTAGCAACTCATTTATATTATAATGGCTTTCAATATTTTAAATATGGATATGCAAGTGCAATTGGTGTAGTTTTGTTAATCATGTGTTTGATTGTAACGTTTATTATTAATAGATGTTTCAAAGCCCAGAACTATGAGATATAG